ACAGCCTTGTTGCACCAAAAATTTCCATAATCGTCATCTCTTGGCGACTTCACCCGGACACCATCAAAAACTTCCAGATTTTGGAAAAACAGCGTGATCAGAATTTTGAGCTGATCTTTGTGGACAACGGGGGGAAGTCAGGTGAGTTTGAAGAGCTGAAGCCATATATTGATACCTATGTCCGACTGAACACCAACACAGGAGCCTATCTTGCGCGAAACATAGGTGCCGTGTTTGCCAAAGCCCCGATCCTATTTTTCTTGGAAGATGACGGAATTCCTGCTGTAAATATTGTCCAGGCCCATCTTGATGCTCATGAAAAATATGATGTGATTGCTGTCAGGGGAGTGTATCAGCCTAAAACTAAAAACCCTCTCAATGAAATTGCAGAGCATTATTATCTTGGTGAAAAATTATATCCCAGATTTGGTGATCTTGAGGGAAATGTTTCTTATAATGCAAATATTTTTTTTCAAGCGGAAGGATGGGACGATAATATCAAGTTTGGTCATGGAGGGATAGACTTATGCTACCGTTTGCTAAAGGTTGATCCGGACATGAGGAAGCAGATCTACTCACCTGCCCCGGTTATTTTGCATGACTATGCTGTTGATGAGAATTATTTAGTCAGTAAGCGAAAAAAGCAAAGTCAGTCATGGCAGTATCTCAGGCAAAAACATGGCCCTGATTTTGATCGATTTCTTCCGTCATGGGACAAATTTATAGGTAAAGAGCAGCTTATAATCAATACATCGCCAACACTATCTCCCATGAAAACTTTTAACGAAACAGTATTTTTGAATGAATGTAATCTCAGTAAATCTTCAAGCATTATAAGGTCAGGAAATTACAATTTGATAAAAGAAGATATTTTGAAAATTAATTGGGTGTTATCTATGAGATGTAACTACTCTTGTAGTTATTGCACTGTGCATGATCACACATCACCGTTCACAAATTTCAATGAACTAATGACAGCGGTTAACCATATATCTAAATTTTCAAATAAAAAAATCAAAATTACCTTGAGTGGAGGAGAGCCAACGATACATCCTGAATATCGAAATTTAATTGAATATCTTATTGAAAAAGAGCCTAACAGGGTTTCCATTTTGACAATTACAAACTTAAGCATGCCTGAAATTTTTTTCAAAAAATTATTAACTTCAAATAAATCTTATGAAAATAAATTGACTTTTGTAAGCTCATATCATGTTGAACATGCTTTAAAAGAAAAGTTTATAAAAAGAGCAATGACAGTAGCAGATATGGGCTTCAATATAAATATCTTATTAATTGCACACCCCAAAATGATGCAAGACATTAAGGTGATACATAAGGTTTTGAAAAAATTTAGCAATGAAAAATTAAAGGTCAATGTTAAGCTTGTTAGAGAAAAGTTCGGGTCATATCCAGATCTGCGATATACAGATAATGACTACAAATGGTTCAATAAGTACCATAATGATATAAAAGATAAGATCATCATTCTTGATCGGTATGATAACAATACACACAAAATTGTTAGAGATGAGTTTACACCTGATGAAATTATCGTAGCTGGCTTGAATAGGTTTAAGGGTATGTTCTGCAATGCTGGAATTAATATGTTATCAATACATCAAGATGGTACTGTAAATCGAGCAGTTTGTTTCAGAGGAAAAATACCTGGAGAAAACATTTTTGATCAAAACTTTAATCCCAAATTATTTGAAAAACCCGTAGTTTGTCCTTTTGATGCATGTGGATGTCTTGCAGATTTAGGTTTACCAAAATACAAAAAAGGTTTTTGCAATTTTGATCAATTATAAGTCGATGAAATTGTTGCCTCGAATGTAAAAAAATAGTTGATACCATTATCCTTGTCATAAAAAAAGTCATTTACATGACTATATATACTAATGATATATTATCCACTACAAATTCAACACTTTCATTAAATGAACTTATTCGAAATTCTTATAGAATCATCCTTATAGGCAATTCCTCAATTCAAAACATTCTTGGAAGACCCGTTGCCGCAGTATGTCCTGTCGATGGGAAGGAGCCTGAAAATCATCAAGATTACCCGCGTGTAATCAATGTGGAAGATATTTTGGATGAGATTAAGCCTGATGAACCTGTCATTATTCACAGTTTATGCTCGCCAGATTGCTGACATTTTATCAAAAGCTGGAATTAGTTTCTATCCGGAAATATTTAACGGCCTGAAATTTAACTGTATTTTGCGATAAATCAATTGACTTTTAATGCACTTTTTGGCATGCTTCCTTTTGTAAGCAGGCGATTATACTGTAAAAGCCAGAAAGGAGGCATGCAAAAAGTGCGAAAAATATTTGAAAATCAGCCTAATCTCTTTCACCTGATGCCGAATAATAAACTTGGTAAACAGCTCGGAAAAATATCTGTCATATTGTCTGAGAATAAGCAAGTGCTCAACAACATATTTATCGACATAGCTGCGGACAAAGATCATACAGTTGGCCGCAATGGATTGAATGCTAACCAGGTACTGAGATGCGCTGTTCTCAAAATGCTGATGAACTTCACCTATGAACGCCTGGAATTTCATTTGTCAGATTCTCAGGCCATGAGAGCATTTGCCAAGCTGAACTACAATCAAAAGCCAAGCAAATCATCTCTACAGGCAAACATAAAGTCCATATCTGAAGACACATGGGAAAAGATCAATAAAGCTCTGGTCATGTACAGCCTTGATACAAAGATCGAGACAGGAAATATGACCAGAACAGACGCCACGGTTGTGGATACCAATATCCATGAGCCTTTAGACTCAACCCTTTTGCAGGACGGCATCAGAGTCATTACCAGAATCCTGGGCCAAATAAATGAACTCTGTCCGGGGCTCATATTCACAGACCATAACCGGGCTGCCAAAAAGAGAGTCATGGAAATTATGCACGCAAAGCAGAACAAGAAGACAAAACCCTACAAGAAACTACTGAGATTGGCCGACAATGTCGCGCATTACGCCGACCAGGCTCATGCCCGGCTTGAAGCATACAATGATCCAGACATCGAAAAAAAGCTTCTGGCCGAACATCTCAAAGAGCAGCTTGAATACAACCTGAAAATGCTGCACAAAGTCATGGATCAAACCATACGCCGGGTAATCAACAAGGAACATGTTCCTGCTGATGAAAAGCTGACTTCTTTCTTTGAACCCCACAGCGACATCATAGTAAAAGACAGAAGAGACACCTACTTCGGACACAAAGTCTATCTGACTACTGGAAAAAGCGGCCTTGTCCTGGACTGTATGATGCCAAGAGGTAACCCGAATGATTCCACTCTTGTTGGGGAAATCGTGGATCGTCAAAAGCAGATCCTTGAAAAGACCCCCAGACAAATATCCATGGACGGAGGTTTTGCCTCCCAAGATGGCTTAAACAAAGCCAAAGAAGCGGGAGTCAAGGATGTCTGCTTTGCCAAGAAACGCAACCTGAACATCCTGGATATGGTCAAAAGCTCTTATGTATACAAAAAGCTTCGCAACTTCAGGGCCGGGATAGAAGCCATCATCTCCGCCATGAAGCGGGCCTTTGGTCTGGACCGCTGCACCTGGAGAGGCTGGGAGGGCTTCAAGCAGTACGTCTGGTCCAGCGTGGTTGCCTTCAATCTCCAGATTCTGGCCACTGCTTAGTAAACCCAGAGGTGACAAAGCTCACTCCCAGGGAGTAGTACGTCGAAAAATTAGCTTTACGGTATATTTTTTCATAGAACGTGTTACCCGGCCTGAGCTAAGGGGATATTAACCCCAGTATAAATCTTTTAGCAGACTATAGCTCTTGCGCAACCGGGGTTTCCGGATGGAAACGAATTAACAACATCATTGATATCACTCACGAATCCTGGCGTGGAGCTCAAATGCTTGACCGGGATCTCATAACTGAAAACATGGATTCAATAGCAAAACTGTATGATCTTCTTGCTGATGATGAATCGCGTAATGTGTTAACCATGATGCTCAAATTTAGAATTACCATGGACCCAAGGTTGATTAAATGTTCAGCATATCGTCAATATCATCACCCTGAAGTCAGCCCGGTTCACGGAGATTTCCTTCTGGATGGAGGAGCATTTACCGGTGATACGGTTCTGGATTTTTCCAGGACCCTGCAAGGTAAAATCAAAGGGGTTTGCTTTGAGCCTGACAAAGAAAATTTCAAAATTCTTGAACATAATCTTTATGCCAACAAGCTGGATCGAAAGTTCAAAGCTGTGCCTCTGGGACTATGGAGCAAGAGCGCTACTTTATCCTTTGACAGTGCAAGTCAGTCTTCCCGCATTGTTGAAAACTCTTCAAATTCAATTAAAGTGATTGATATTGATACATATTGCAAAAGGACAGGATTAGCACCGGATTTAATAAAAATGGATGTTGAAGGCGCTGAACTTGAAGCTTTGGCTGGTGGCGAATCAACAATAAAAACCCTCAAACCCAAAATGATGGTCAGTGCTTACCACCATGGCATCCACTTATGGGAAATCCCCCTGCGCCTTGCAGATATGGGCTACAATGAAATATTTCTTGGTCATCACCCACCAGAATATACCATATATGAAACTGTAGTTTATTGCAGATAGAAGAGACATCTTATGCCTACAAACAATAAAGAATCATACCAGAATCTTGCTGATCATTACTTAAAACAGGGAAACCAGAAAAAATATAAGCACTACATTGAGCTTGCCAGAAGCATTAAGGACGATTCTTTTGCGCCAGAACCTATAAGCACCACAGAGAATCTCTTGGTCCCTTCTGTGGAAGAATTGATTAAACTATACAACTTCGGCAAGCACAGCATGCTTGTTGAGCTGGCTGCAAAAAATCCAAATCACGAAATTTTGCCTTACCTGGCATCATCAATTTATTTTTCCCAGAACAAGCCCGATCTTGCAGCAGAATCAGCATCAAATATAAAAGACAATGATCAGAAAAGGCTGCGTATTAAAACCGCAGGCGCTTGGAAAAAAATTAATAAACCCCTTAACAGTGAGCCAAGGGTTCACCTTCTTATACTGTCTCACAACAGGGAGGAGTATGTAGAAAATGCCTTGCAGCAGCTGGCAGCAACTGATTACAGAAACTATGCAGTTTACATTGCTGATAATGGCTCTGAAGACCGTACATGGGATATTGTACAGGAAGCTGTTAAGGCCTTTCCAGAGCATATCAAGGTCAAAATTGAAAAATTTCCTACCAACATTGGACGACCAGCTGGACATAACTGGCTGTTGACTAAATATGACCATTCCGGGGCTGATTATATCGCTATTGGTGATGACGACCTGGTAGAAGTACCTCCAGACTGGCTGACCAGAATGGTTCAGACGGCCAAGGCCTTTCCCAGATGCGCAGTTGTTGGGGGCAAGGCCCTAAATCCTGGCAAGCCTGATGTTATTCACGGCGGAATACGCAATATAACCAGGTTTTCTTCAGACCAGCTAAATTTAAGCAACGGTGATGACCAAATCGACTATGGACAATTTGATTATGTAGATAAAGTGGACCATGTAATCGGATGCCTGCATATTTATGATCGTCAAATTTTGTTTGATGAAGTGGGGTTATTTGATATCAGATTCTCCCCCTGCCAGTATGTAGATATTGACCATCATCTTCGAATCAGAATGTTGGGCTATGATATAATCTTCAATGGTCTTATTTCATTTCGTCATTTAAGGGCCATGGGCAATCAGGCCAAGAAGGACATTACACTTGCAGGAAATTCTCAAGGAAATGCAATTAAAATCCTTCATAAATTTAATCAGCATGCAGTTAATAAACAGCTTAACTTCCTCTCAGAAGAGCGTATGAAATGGCTTAATGCTGATTAGCCCTACCTCAACCACTTTAATAATGGAAAAGTTATGTCTTCTCTCAGTACAGAACCCAGAATCCATGTCCTCCTCTATACCTTCAATAAAGCTGACGAACTCGGCCAAACCTTGGCCAGCCTCAGAAAAACAGATTATGACAACTACAAGGTTTTTCTGCTCAATAACGGCAGCACAGATCACACCTCTAAAATATTAGATGCCCTGCCCCAAAAAATGTTTCCAGGCATGGAAATAATTAATCTGCCAGTAAATATTGGTGCGCCTGCGGCCCGAAACTGGCTTCTGGCTTTGCCTGAACATGAGACCTGCGAATACATTGCCTATTTTGATGATGACATCAGGGTGGAACCTGACTGGCTGAAAAAAATGCTTGCAGCTTTAAAAGAAAATCCCCAAGCCGGTGTTGTTGGTGCCAAAATCTTGAATATCGGCAAACCCAAAACCATTCAGCACTCAGGTGGAATTCTTACCAAATCTGAAGACTGGATTGATAATGTTGCCATCTGGACAAGTGTTACAGATAATGGTCAATTTGATAATGTTTCAGAACGCGACTATCTCATGGGATGTGCCAACCTTTATCGGATTGACGCAATCAGGGATGTTGGGGATTTTGATCTCCAATTTTCCCCGACCCAGTTTGATGATGTTGATCATCATTTAAGAATGCGCCTCAAAGGCTGGAAAGTACTATTTCACGGCGGTGTAGAGGTTTTGCACACCCGCAAAAGCGGCGGCCCGCATAATCATAACCACATAGCCAACAGATATAAATTGCAGAACAAGTATACAAAAAGAATGGCCGGGCAAATAATCAGCCAGGGGGCTGTGGTTGATTTTCTAAAAAAACATCCCTGGGCTAAAGAACAAAATGGATAAGCAAATACTCATAATAGGCGCTGGTCCCACCGGCCTTGGCTCCGGGTACAGGCTTCAGGAGCTTGGTTATAAAAACTGGCGGATAGTGGAAAAAAATTCTTATGCCGGAGGCCTGGCCGCAAGCTTTGTGGATGACCAGGGCTTTACCTGGGATGTGGGCGGTCACGTAATATTTTCTCATTACAAGCGTTTTGACAAACTGGTGGATCAGGCTTTGGGCAGTGACTATCTTGAACACCTGCGTGAAAGCTGGATACGTATCCTGGATCGCTGGATTCCTTACCCTTTTCAAAACAATATTCGGCATCTGCCCAAAGAAGCGGTTTTTGAGTGCCTTGAGGGGCTGTATGAAGCCAGCCAGGCCATGGATGGCTCCGCTGCAAATTTCAAAGAATGGATACTGTCAATTTTTGGACAGGGAATTTCAGACTATTTTATGCTCCCATACAACAAAAAAGTCTGGGCTGCTCCTCTGGAAAAAATGTCCAAGGACTGGATTGCTGAGAGAGTGTCCATTGTTGATTTCAAGCGTGTCCTGGAGAACGTGATCCTGGAAAAGGACGATGTGAGCTGGGGGCCCAACAATAAGTTCAAATTTCCATTAAACGGAGGAACTGGGGAAATTTTCCGCAATACTGCCATGCGTTTTGAGGATCATATTGATTATGATAAGTCCATTGAATGGATTGATGTTGAAAAAAAACAGACCCGGCTTTCAGACGGAAGTACCAGGAGCTATGATCTACTCATATCCACCATGCCTTTGGATGTCCTTGTTTCAAAGATCAGAAACAGACCGGAACAAGTTCAAAATGCTGCCGGCTTGCTTGTAGCCAATAAAGGACTGGTTGTGGGGGTAGGTTTTGAACGAAGTGATGCTTCAAAAAAATGCTGGATGTATTTTCCGGAAAAAAAGTCCCCCTGCTACCGGGTGACCTACTTTTCCAATTATTCATATAACAATGTTCCGGACATCAATAGTAATTTTTCCCTGATGGGTGAAATATCCTATCCAAAAGACACTCATGTGGACAAAGAACTGGCAGTTGAACAGACCATCCAGGGCTTTATCAATACCGGATTGATAAGGCCTGAAGATAGAAACCTGATTAAGAGTGTCTATACCATTGATATCGAGCACAGCTATCCAGTTCCTACCTTAGAGCGGGACAAGGCTCTAAACGTTATCCAGCCATGGCTTGAGAGCAAAGATATATATTCTCGGGGCAGATTCGGGGCCTGGAAATACGAAGTGGCCAACATGGACCATTCTGTTGTCCAGGGCATGGAAGTGGTGGACCGGCTGCTGATGGGGGAGGATGAAAAGATTTTATAGAAGAAATACGAGGATAAAACATAATGCCGGGATAATAAAGACAATTCTGGAATGCTGGGATGCTGGAATGCTGTTGAATGCATTTTTGATTCTGCATCTTTAGGGTCTTTACACTTATCGAGCAATGAAATATTTTGATACTTAAAAAGTAATTCACGTGGAGGAGCTGATGCGTAGTACAATTACTGAACGAGGGCAGACAGTCGTGCCCGCTGAGATCAGGCGAAAGTTTCATCTCAAACCTTCTGACCGTCTTGAATGGTTCGTTGGGCCTGATGGCATTCGCGTTGTGCCGGTTGTGGACGACCCGATTACCGCTTTTCGAGGCAAGGGGAAAGGCGGAGGAACCAAGCGACTTTTGGAGGAACGCGCCTATGACCGAGGTTTGGAGTGAAACGATATCTGCTTGATACATCGGCTCTTCTGACATTGCGCGATGACGAACCTGGAGCGCAGCGCGTGGCGGATATCTTGCGGATGGGACAGCATAAGCAGGCAAAGTGCTTTGGCTGCTTTATCACCTTGATGGAGATTCTCTGTCGTGTCTGGCGTGATGAGGGTGAGAGTCAGGGATGGCTGGCCTATGAGCAGTGCCTTGTCTTGCCTATGGAATGGATTCATGAGTCCCCTGATTTGCTTTGTAAAGC
This DNA window, taken from Desulfonatronovibrio magnus, encodes the following:
- a CDS encoding glycosyltransferase family 2 protein — translated: MSSLSTEPRIHVLLYTFNKADELGQTLASLRKTDYDNYKVFLLNNGSTDHTSKILDALPQKMFPGMEIINLPVNIGAPAARNWLLALPEHETCEYIAYFDDDIRVEPDWLKKMLAALKENPQAGVVGAKILNIGKPKTIQHSGGILTKSEDWIDNVAIWTSVTDNGQFDNVSERDYLMGCANLYRIDAIRDVGDFDLQFSPTQFDDVDHHLRMRLKGWKVLFHGGVEVLHTRKSGGPHNHNHIANRYKLQNKYTKRMAGQIISQGAVVDFLKKHPWAKEQNG
- a CDS encoding PIN domain-containing protein, which produces MKRYLLDTSALLTLRDDEPGAQRVADILRMGQHKQAKCFGCFITLMEILCRVWRDEGESQGWLAYEQCLVLPMEWIHESPDLLCKAAEIKATNSLFLADAWIAAGAVLQGAVLVHKDPEFQALNVGQEILPLKGKPSST
- a CDS encoding glycosyltransferase family 2 protein — encoded protein: MPTNNKESYQNLADHYLKQGNQKKYKHYIELARSIKDDSFAPEPISTTENLLVPSVEELIKLYNFGKHSMLVELAAKNPNHEILPYLASSIYFSQNKPDLAAESASNIKDNDQKRLRIKTAGAWKKINKPLNSEPRVHLLILSHNREEYVENALQQLAATDYRNYAVYIADNGSEDRTWDIVQEAVKAFPEHIKVKIEKFPTNIGRPAGHNWLLTKYDHSGADYIAIGDDDLVEVPPDWLTRMVQTAKAFPRCAVVGGKALNPGKPDVIHGGIRNITRFSSDQLNLSNGDDQIDYGQFDYVDKVDHVIGCLHIYDRQILFDEVGLFDIRFSPCQYVDIDHHLRIRMLGYDIIFNGLISFRHLRAMGNQAKKDITLAGNSQGNAIKILHKFNQHAVNKQLNFLSEERMKWLNAD
- a CDS encoding FkbM family methyltransferase; the protein is MLDRDLITENMDSIAKLYDLLADDESRNVLTMMLKFRITMDPRLIKCSAYRQYHHPEVSPVHGDFLLDGGAFTGDTVLDFSRTLQGKIKGVCFEPDKENFKILEHNLYANKLDRKFKAVPLGLWSKSATLSFDSASQSSRIVENSSNSIKVIDIDTYCKRTGLAPDLIKMDVEGAELEALAGGESTIKTLKPKMMVSAYHHGIHLWEIPLRLADMGYNEIFLGHHPPEYTIYETVVYCR
- a CDS encoding AbrB/MazE/SpoVT family DNA-binding domain-containing protein produces the protein MRSTITERGQTVVPAEIRRKFHLKPSDRLEWFVGPDGIRVVPVVDDPITAFRGKGKGGGTKRLLEERAYDRGLE
- a CDS encoding glycosyltransferase translates to MLSKFNINRLNISHASIDTREINLKNILILTRSYPPYDGGNVGHSVRIYYLSNYLAKNAYNVYVLFFHELIQDRECPQKHKNVFLLNHFFEKNKLNFNDNTDVLNFCFDIINKKNISTIISSSPPLDAHLIAQSLKLFHSKKIFWICDLRDITSSHPNLRAKHPEHLLNQKEHELSAVAHSDVITTVSIGAKKAIENLQKKSKNNIKLNEICIVENGYVDLEKIPPQNEFKNFVSSSRNKGKIILVYAGTGVLTGDIESSIAKDVTLIFDIISKIPIFRKNFAIIIQGNVKVNSEYLKFLHPELSYCIFPRTDNRQMRANLGLCDIGFIVNTDSTLGPIGMAGKLYEYISCGLCLLQVIPNNSLSRLEFAKKHNWKPFTADAHNNSSIIETLYEIIQNKNNLDNRRFTYEEIQPYNRYRQYDKIIDLIKYREKYVRSIPSKLALDKVRKDSVNNSFSQKPLIENLKNIRWNQKLSLYKKYIESIKFRNSLVAPKISIIVISWRLHPDTIKNFQILEKQRDQNFELIFVDNGGKSGEFEELKPYIDTYVRLNTNTGAYLARNIGAVFAKAPILFFLEDDGIPAVNIVQAHLDAHEKYDVIAVRGVYQPKTKNPLNEIAEHYYLGEKLYPRFGDLEGNVSYNANIFFQAEGWDDNIKFGHGGIDLCYRLLKVDPDMRKQIYSPAPVILHDYAVDENYLVSKRKKQSQSWQYLRQKHGPDFDRFLPSWDKFIGKEQLIINTSPTLSPMKTFNETVFLNECNLSKSSSIIRSGNYNLIKEDILKINWVLSMRCNYSCSYCTVHDHTSPFTNFNELMTAVNHISKFSNKKIKITLSGGEPTIHPEYRNLIEYLIEKEPNRVSILTITNLSMPEIFFKKLLTSNKSYENKLTFVSSYHVEHALKEKFIKRAMTVADMGFNINILLIAHPKMMQDIKVIHKVLKKFSNEKLKVNVKLVREKFGSYPDLRYTDNDYKWFNKYHNDIKDKIIILDRYDNNTHKIVRDEFTPDEIIVAGLNRFKGMFCNAGINMLSIHQDGTVNRAVCFRGKIPGENIFDQNFNPKLFEKPVVCPFDACGCLADLGLPKYKKGFCNFDQL
- a CDS encoding ISNCY family transposase encodes the protein MRKIFENQPNLFHLMPNNKLGKQLGKISVILSENKQVLNNIFIDIAADKDHTVGRNGLNANQVLRCAVLKMLMNFTYERLEFHLSDSQAMRAFAKLNYNQKPSKSSLQANIKSISEDTWEKINKALVMYSLDTKIETGNMTRTDATVVDTNIHEPLDSTLLQDGIRVITRILGQINELCPGLIFTDHNRAAKKRVMEIMHAKQNKKTKPYKKLLRLADNVAHYADQAHARLEAYNDPDIEKKLLAEHLKEQLEYNLKMLHKVMDQTIRRVINKEHVPADEKLTSFFEPHSDIIVKDRRDTYFGHKVYLTTGKSGLVLDCMMPRGNPNDSTLVGEIVDRQKQILEKTPRQISMDGGFASQDGLNKAKEAGVKDVCFAKKRNLNILDMVKSSYVYKKLRNFRAGIEAIISAMKRAFGLDRCTWRGWEGFKQYVWSSVVAFNLQILATA
- a CDS encoding protoporphyrinogen/coproporphyrinogen oxidase — translated: MDKQILIIGAGPTGLGSGYRLQELGYKNWRIVEKNSYAGGLAASFVDDQGFTWDVGGHVIFSHYKRFDKLVDQALGSDYLEHLRESWIRILDRWIPYPFQNNIRHLPKEAVFECLEGLYEASQAMDGSAANFKEWILSIFGQGISDYFMLPYNKKVWAAPLEKMSKDWIAERVSIVDFKRVLENVILEKDDVSWGPNNKFKFPLNGGTGEIFRNTAMRFEDHIDYDKSIEWIDVEKKQTRLSDGSTRSYDLLISTMPLDVLVSKIRNRPEQVQNAAGLLVANKGLVVGVGFERSDASKKCWMYFPEKKSPCYRVTYFSNYSYNNVPDINSNFSLMGEISYPKDTHVDKELAVEQTIQGFINTGLIRPEDRNLIKSVYTIDIEHSYPVPTLERDKALNVIQPWLESKDIYSRGRFGAWKYEVANMDHSVVQGMEVVDRLLMGEDEKIL